In the Breoghania sp. genome, GGCTCCACGGGCGAGGTTTCCATGTTGTCGGCCGATGAGCGCAAGGCGATCATCACCGAGACCGCGAAGATGAAGCCGGGCAACATGCTGATGTATTACGGCATTACCGGCAATAACACCGCGACCTCCATCGAGTATGCGCGCTACGCCAAGGCGGAAGGCGCCGATGGCGCGATCCTGGCCGCGCCCGCCTATATCTGCGCGGACAACGAGGCCATCACCGATTATGCGATGGAAGTGCTGGACAGCACCGATCTGGCGATGGGCTTCTACAACAACCCGCCGCGGGTGAAGACCGACCTGCACTGGACGAACCTCCTGAAGCTCGCCGAGCATCCGAACATGGTGGTGCTGAAGGAATCCACCACGCGCGTGGGCCAGGTGGCGCAGGTCTGTGCGGCAAAGCCCGACATGTCGATCATGTGCTGCTGCTCGCCCAATCTCGGCCTCGTCATCCCGACAATGGCGCTGGGCGGCCACGGCACGGCCAACATGACCGGCAACATCATTCCGCAGGAAATGGCCGTCATCTCCAAGCCGTGGGAGACGGGCGAGGATGCGTTTGCCTGCCGCGAGGCGTGGCTCACCAACCTGCCGATGCTGCATTACGCCTATTCCACGATCAAT is a window encoding:
- a CDS encoding dihydrodipicolinate synthase family protein, which translates into the protein MAHIKPKGSFVALVTPMNEDGSIDFEGFRTLLNWHAENGTEAVLIMGSTGEVSMLSADERKAIITETAKMKPGNMLMYYGITGNNTATSIEYARYAKAEGADGAILAAPAYICADNEAITDYAMEVLDSTDLAMGFYNNPPRVKTDLHWTNLLKLAEHPNMVVLKESTTRVGQVAQVCAAKPDMSIMCCCSPNLGLVIPTMALGGHGTANMTGNIIPQEMAVISKPWETGEDAFACREAWLTNLPMLHYAYSTINPVSMKTLMQAVGLPAGPLRKPLQPASPEILNAGLKAVKDLGLDKKYGFKVSATAAAA